One stretch of Pradoshia sp. D12 DNA includes these proteins:
- a CDS encoding NADH-quinone oxidoreductase subunit M, protein MNPYILSLLVFSPLLGIAGLLFVSKNNENALKRLGILGTIPPLILTIYLYSEYLSGTKFTVFSVFHKWFQLGGGGVRQSQLYAIPFELSLNGISLVMVILTAILSTLAALASVLQIKKEWKGYFILLLLLEVGMLGVFLSQNLILFFLFFEVTLVAMFFLIGKWGYFDKEKAAFSFLIYNGLGSCILLFVIMVLFARTGTANIEILGQILSVGGQTLLAPISTELKYILFTGIVIAFGIKLPIFPFHSWMLRVHVQAPPAIVMLHAGVLLKIGAYGLIRFGMGLFPGEFKEMAFWIALLGVINFLYGAWLALQQTDFKLVLAYSSISHMGIVLMGLGALNTAGIQGALFQVVSHGLIAALLFLLVGFLYERVGTTNLKELGGLAKSIPVFSGILLAGGMASLGLPGMSGFISEFMAFMGLFKTEPILAAIGTLGIVLTAVYVLRAVLNMTFGAPKNELSIADLKPNEAVLAFVLLGFIILIGVCPAILEGPLQAEIADMMTGIGR, encoded by the coding sequence ATGAACCCATATATTCTTAGTTTGCTCGTTTTCTCCCCTTTGCTAGGGATAGCTGGATTACTGTTTGTTTCGAAAAACAATGAAAACGCACTGAAACGATTAGGTATATTGGGGACCATTCCACCATTGATTCTTACAATCTACCTATATAGTGAATATCTATCTGGAACGAAATTTACGGTGTTTTCGGTTTTTCATAAGTGGTTTCAATTAGGAGGCGGGGGAGTTAGGCAAAGTCAATTATATGCCATACCCTTTGAACTGAGCCTGAACGGAATCTCCCTTGTGATGGTAATTCTTACAGCGATTTTATCAACATTGGCAGCACTAGCCTCTGTTCTTCAGATAAAAAAAGAATGGAAGGGCTATTTTATTCTTCTTCTCTTATTAGAGGTTGGTATGCTGGGTGTCTTCCTATCTCAGAATCTGATTTTATTCTTCCTCTTCTTTGAGGTTACCTTGGTGGCCATGTTCTTCTTGATTGGGAAATGGGGTTATTTCGACAAAGAAAAAGCCGCATTTAGCTTCTTGATTTATAACGGCTTAGGCTCTTGTATCCTCTTGTTTGTCATCATGGTACTTTTTGCGAGAACCGGCACAGCCAATATTGAGATATTGGGGCAAATCTTATCAGTTGGCGGGCAGACGCTTCTAGCTCCAATCAGTACAGAATTGAAATATATCCTCTTTACGGGGATTGTCATCGCTTTTGGAATCAAGCTGCCGATTTTTCCGTTCCATTCCTGGATGCTGCGAGTCCATGTACAGGCGCCTCCAGCAATTGTTATGCTGCATGCCGGAGTATTACTGAAGATTGGTGCTTATGGGTTAATCAGATTTGGAATGGGATTGTTCCCAGGTGAGTTTAAAGAGATGGCCTTTTGGATTGCTTTGCTTGGCGTCATTAATTTCCTATATGGTGCTTGGCTTGCTTTGCAACAAACGGATTTCAAGCTCGTGCTGGCCTATTCCTCAATCTCTCATATGGGAATTGTCCTTATGGGACTGGGGGCATTAAATACAGCAGGAATTCAGGGTGCTTTATTTCAGGTTGTATCTCATGGCTTGATCGCCGCCTTGCTTTTTTTACTGGTTGGCTTTCTTTATGAAAGAGTCGGAACTACAAATCTTAAAGAACTTGGTGGATTGGCTAAATCTATTCCGGTTTTCTCGGGGATTTTACTGGCAGGAGGGATGGCTTCACTCGGTTTGCCGGGGATGTCCGGTTTTATCAGTGAATTCATGGCGTTCATGGGATTGTTTAAGACCGAACCAATCCTTGCTGCCATTGGTACGTTAGGAATTGTATTGACTGCTGTTTACGTGCTGCGTGCCGTTCTAAATATGACATTTGGAGCGCCCAAGAACGAGTTATCCATCGCCGACTTAAAACCGAACGAAGCGGTACTGGCATTTGTATTACTTGGTTTTATTATTTTGATCGGCGTCTGCCCTGCCATCCTGGAAGGACCGCTTCAGGCTGAAATTGCTGACATGATGACAGGGATAGGGAGGTGA
- the nuoN gene encoding NADH-quinone oxidoreductase subunit NuoN: protein MDMETLLSMNWNLMIPEFIILGAAIILSILDLCMPKQFGRKVLGWFAFGSIGLAIISLIGLFPLEAGSILYDTFRLDAFAKAFKLILLIGSAFVMVLAVVHKPRAGMQPYQAEFYYLLLTALLGAMIMTSSGDLITLFVGLELLSVSSYILAGMQKNNRKSAEASMKYVVNGGISTAIILFALSYMYGVSGTTNIFEIGTIFATQENSQLQYIAGLSFFIFVIGISFKLATVPFHMWAPDVYEGSPTPVTAFLSIVSKAAGFALLLRIVVTVFLTATMDDIGFLSIFTANQNYLAVLASITMIAGNLIALRQKNLKRMLAYSSIAHAGYLLAAVTAFGEYTIESIWYYFAAYILMMTGAFAVIQFIAEDRKIGDEDQYMMAGLYKKSPFLAVSMCIFILSMAGIPGTAGFIAKLNIFMNLFAKEQGHYILAAIMLVTTVISYIYYFNIIVHLFMRTEEETKGKMKISVIHYVIGICAVGSILFGLFPHYLLDFFHQNFTDIYQMLK, encoded by the coding sequence ATGGATATGGAAACATTACTGTCGATGAACTGGAATTTAATGATACCTGAATTTATAATCCTTGGTGCAGCGATCATCCTCTCTATATTGGATTTATGCATGCCTAAACAATTTGGAAGAAAGGTACTTGGCTGGTTTGCTTTTGGTAGTATCGGGCTTGCCATCATTTCTTTAATTGGCTTATTCCCATTGGAGGCTGGCTCGATTTTGTATGATACATTCCGATTGGACGCCTTTGCCAAAGCATTTAAGCTTATACTTTTGATTGGATCAGCCTTTGTCATGGTGCTGGCTGTGGTACATAAACCGAGAGCTGGGATGCAGCCGTATCAGGCAGAATTTTATTATTTACTTCTAACTGCTTTATTAGGTGCCATGATCATGACATCAAGCGGAGATTTGATTACATTGTTTGTGGGGCTAGAGCTTTTGTCCGTTTCATCCTATATTCTGGCTGGAATGCAGAAAAATAACCGAAAATCAGCTGAAGCTTCAATGAAATATGTGGTCAATGGGGGAATCTCGACAGCCATCATCCTGTTTGCACTGAGTTATATGTACGGCGTGAGCGGGACGACGAATATATTCGAAATTGGAACTATATTTGCCACCCAAGAAAACTCGCAGCTTCAATATATTGCTGGACTATCCTTCTTTATTTTCGTAATCGGGATATCCTTCAAGCTGGCAACCGTGCCTTTCCATATGTGGGCACCTGATGTATATGAAGGATCGCCGACGCCGGTGACTGCCTTCTTGAGTATTGTTTCAAAAGCAGCAGGCTTTGCGCTTTTACTTCGTATCGTTGTTACCGTGTTTTTAACAGCAACAATGGATGATATCGGATTCCTATCGATTTTTACGGCCAATCAAAACTATCTGGCTGTCCTGGCTAGTATAACGATGATTGCCGGAAATCTAATTGCATTAAGGCAAAAGAATCTGAAACGAATGCTTGCTTATTCAAGCATTGCCCATGCAGGATATTTGCTTGCTGCGGTTACAGCCTTTGGAGAATATACGATTGAATCGATTTGGTACTATTTTGCTGCATACATCCTAATGATGACCGGGGCCTTTGCCGTCATCCAATTCATAGCAGAAGATAGGAAGATTGGGGACGAGGATCAATATATGATGGCCGGCCTGTATAAAAAATCACCATTTTTGGCGGTTTCCATGTGTATTTTCATTCTCTCCATGGCAGGAATTCCTGGTACGGCAGGATTCATTGCAAAGCTGAATATTTTCATGAACCTTTTTGCGAAGGAACAAGGCCATTATATACTGGCAGCAATCATGCTGGTGACTACCGTAATTTCCTATATCTATTACTTCAACATCATCGTCCATCTCTTTATGAGGACGGAAGAAGAAACAAAGGGTAAGATGAAAATATCAGTCATCCACTATGTAATCGGAATTTGTGCTGTGGGAT